In the genome of Candidatus Scalindua japonica, one region contains:
- a CDS encoding phosphate-starvation-inducible PsiE family protein, whose translation MMKKLKKFERVIIIALIGMMMLVVFVSTVRLGWWLITEMIAPPFLMFNIEQLFVIFGFFLMILIGIELLESLKVYINEDKIHVEVVFTIALIAVARKVITLEITKLPPITLIGIAAIIIALAVGYFLIKKAHTTD comes from the coding sequence ATGATGAAAAAGCTTAAAAAATTTGAAAGAGTTATAATCATAGCTCTTATTGGCATGATGATGTTAGTTGTTTTTGTTTCAACCGTGAGGCTTGGTTGGTGGCTTATAACAGAAATGATTGCACCGCCATTTCTGATGTTTAACATAGAACAGCTGTTTGTAATCTTCGGCTTCTTTCTGATGATCCTCATTGGAATTGAGCTTCTGGAATCACTGAAGGTATATATTAACGAAGATAAGATACACGTTGAAGTGGTTTTCACAATCGCCTTAATCGCTGTTGCACGGAAGGTCATAACACTAGAGATAACAAAGCTCCCTCCCATTACGCTTATTGGAATTGCGGCCATCATCATAGCCCTGGCAGTAGGATACTTTCTGATAAAAAAAGCTCATACTACAGACTAA
- a CDS encoding 6-phosphofructokinase codes for MRKKRIAILTGGGDCPGINAVIRAVVKKAIVEHGMTVIGIEDGFEGLILNKYKTLSYDDVSGILTLGGTILGTSNRANPYNYPVIKRGKTEYKDLSKSVKQNIKKLNINCLICVGGDGTLGIANNFFKDGIPVIGVPKTIDNDIKGTDITFGFDSAVQIVTEGIDRVHTTAQSHHRVMIVEVMGRRAGWIALYSGVASGGDIILIPEIPYDINIVAEKVRQRNKKGKRFSIVVIAEGARPQGGDVIVQRIVKDSSEPVRLGGIGFVLGEELEKITDLETRTVVMGHLQRGGAPTPFDRILGSQLGTKTIDLINNEEFGNMVGVKGSNFTKVSLELVAKGVRLVPSNHILVRSARSMGTCFGDTL; via the coding sequence ATGAGAAAAAAACGCATTGCTATCCTTACCGGTGGTGGTGATTGCCCCGGGATAAACGCGGTTATTAGAGCAGTCGTAAAGAAAGCTATAGTTGAACATGGCATGACAGTCATTGGCATTGAGGATGGATTTGAAGGGCTTATTCTTAACAAATATAAAACGCTCAGTTATGACGATGTTTCCGGAATTCTTACATTGGGAGGGACAATACTGGGGACATCAAACAGGGCTAACCCTTATAACTATCCGGTAATAAAAAGAGGTAAAACAGAATATAAAGATTTATCAAAATCGGTTAAACAAAACATTAAAAAACTCAACATTAACTGTTTGATTTGTGTGGGGGGAGATGGTACCTTGGGTATCGCCAACAATTTTTTTAAAGATGGCATACCGGTAATTGGTGTTCCCAAAACGATTGATAACGATATTAAAGGTACGGATATAACCTTTGGTTTTGACTCTGCAGTGCAAATCGTAACGGAAGGGATTGACAGGGTCCATACTACCGCTCAATCCCATCATAGAGTGATGATTGTTGAAGTTATGGGCCGGAGGGCTGGATGGATAGCACTCTATTCCGGAGTTGCCAGCGGGGGGGATATTATCCTGATTCCCGAAATACCTTATGATATAAATATTGTTGCAGAGAAAGTAAGGCAAAGAAATAAGAAGGGCAAGAGGTTCAGTATTGTCGTTATAGCTGAGGGAGCGAGGCCGCAGGGAGGAGATGTAATTGTACAGAGGATAGTAAAAGATAGTTCAGAGCCTGTTCGTCTTGGTGGAATAGGTTTTGTTCTTGGCGAAGAGCTGGAAAAAATTACTGATCTTGAAACACGTACTGTTGTGATGGGACATCTTCAGCGGGGTGGTGCTCCAACACCTTTTGACAGAATATTGGGATCGCAACTGGGCACAAAGACTATTGATTTAATAAATAATGAAGAATTTGGTAATATGGTAGGGGTAAAAGGGAGTAATTTTACTAAAGTATCTCTGGAACTCGTAGCAAAAGGAGTCAGACTGGTTCCTTCAAATCATATATTGGTCAGGTCCGCTCGATCAATGGGAACGTGCTTTGGAGATACTCTGTAG
- a CDS encoding Glu/Leu/Phe/Val family dehydrogenase, translating into METVLPFFEQVNLNFDKAGGYTNYPPGLLEQIKICNSVYHMTFPLKRDDGKIETIHAWRAEHSHHKLPTKGGIRYSTLVNEDEIMALAALMTYKCAVMDVPFGGAKGGIQINREMYSVSELERITRRYTYELIRKNFIGPGIDVPAPDYGTGAREMALILDTYNALTPDKLDALACVTGKPVEQGGMYGRKEATGLGVYYGLREACNFGEDMKLLGISPGLEGKTVVVQGFGNVGYHAAKFLQEGGAIITGIAEYAGAIHNSRGLDVEKVESYRNENGSILNFAGAATIKNPADALELECDILVPAALENQITSENVHHIKARIIAEAANGPVTPAAHDILKKRGALIIPDTYLNAGGVTVSYFEWLNNLSHVRFGRVGRRFEENSRKDLMIAIEKITGKRFSEEEVTQLVHGPEEKTLVNSSLEDTMSVAYNEIREIRNQHIEGVDLRTASFIKAIHKIAISYMELGIFP; encoded by the coding sequence ATGGAAACCGTATTACCTTTTTTTGAACAGGTAAATCTCAATTTTGACAAGGCTGGAGGATATACAAACTATCCACCCGGCCTTCTGGAACAGATTAAGATTTGCAACAGTGTTTATCATATGACATTTCCCCTCAAAAGAGATGACGGCAAGATAGAGACTATACATGCGTGGAGGGCAGAACACAGCCATCATAAGTTACCAACAAAGGGTGGAATTCGTTACAGTACCCTGGTGAATGAAGATGAGATAATGGCGCTTGCCGCATTGATGACCTATAAGTGCGCTGTTATGGATGTGCCGTTTGGCGGAGCAAAAGGTGGTATTCAAATCAACCGCGAGATGTATTCGGTGAGTGAACTTGAGCGTATCACGCGACGTTATACATATGAACTTATTCGTAAGAACTTTATTGGTCCCGGGATAGACGTCCCTGCACCGGACTATGGTACGGGTGCACGTGAAATGGCGTTGATCCTCGATACATACAACGCGTTAACTCCTGATAAGCTTGACGCTCTTGCGTGTGTAACCGGTAAGCCGGTCGAACAGGGCGGAATGTACGGAAGGAAAGAAGCAACTGGCCTGGGTGTTTATTATGGTCTGCGTGAAGCGTGCAATTTTGGGGAAGACATGAAACTGCTTGGGATTTCACCCGGTTTGGAAGGAAAAACCGTTGTGGTTCAGGGATTTGGAAATGTCGGTTATCATGCTGCAAAATTCCTGCAGGAAGGCGGGGCCATCATCACAGGTATCGCAGAATATGCGGGCGCCATACATAATTCCAGAGGATTGGATGTAGAAAAAGTTGAATCATACCGTAACGAGAACGGTTCGATTCTTAATTTTGCTGGTGCTGCGACGATAAAGAACCCTGCAGACGCGCTTGAATTGGAATGCGATATTCTGGTTCCTGCCGCGCTTGAAAATCAGATTACGAGTGAGAATGTTCATCATATTAAAGCCAGAATAATCGCGGAAGCTGCAAATGGCCCAGTTACTCCGGCGGCGCATGATATTCTCAAGAAAAGAGGAGCTTTGATTATCCCGGATACATATTTGAATGCCGGCGGGGTCACTGTCTCATATTTTGAATGGCTTAATAACCTGTCTCATGTCCGTTTTGGTCGCGTGGGGAGGCGATTTGAGGAGAATAGCCGCAAGGATTTAATGATAGCCATCGAGAAGATTACCGGAAAAAGGTTTTCTGAAGAGGAAGTAACACAGCTGGTTCACGGCCCGGAAGAAAAGACATTAGTAAACTCCAGCCTTGAAGACACGATGAGTGTTGCATACAATGAAATCCGCGAGATCAGAAATCAACACATTGAAGGCGTTGACTTGAGAACAGCGTCCTTCATCAAAGCAATTCACAAGATTGCGATTTCTTATATGGAACTGGGCATTTTTCCATAA